Proteins co-encoded in one Corynebacterium tuberculostearicum genomic window:
- the rph gene encoding ribonuclease PH — translation MTEFTRADGRALDQMRSVRITRNFTTNPAGSVLVEFGNTRVMCTASVEYGVPRFKRDSGEGWLTAEYAMLPSATHDRMPRESMKGKVKGRTHEISRLVGRSLRAAVDLEELGENTIQLDCDVLQADGGTRTASITGAYVALADAIAHLKAEGVVPGEPLLDPIAAVSVGIIDGEICLDLPYEEDSRAEVDLNVVMQESGDFVEIQGTGEHGLFGREDLNEMLDVAQKGCSELIAAQKAALGW, via the coding sequence ATGACTGAATTTACTCGTGCCGATGGGCGCGCACTCGATCAGATGCGCAGCGTCCGCATTACCCGCAATTTCACCACCAACCCGGCTGGCTCGGTGCTGGTGGAGTTTGGCAATACCCGCGTCATGTGCACCGCATCGGTGGAATATGGCGTGCCGCGTTTTAAGCGCGATTCGGGCGAAGGCTGGCTTACCGCCGAGTACGCCATGTTGCCTTCTGCCACCCACGATCGCATGCCGCGCGAATCCATGAAAGGCAAGGTCAAGGGGCGTACTCATGAGATTTCCCGCCTCGTCGGCCGCTCCCTGCGCGCCGCTGTGGACCTGGAGGAGTTGGGGGAGAATACCATCCAGCTCGACTGCGACGTCCTCCAAGCCGATGGCGGCACCCGCACTGCCTCTATCACCGGCGCCTATGTTGCGCTTGCCGACGCCATCGCACACCTCAAGGCCGAGGGCGTAGTCCCCGGCGAACCGCTGCTCGATCCCATCGCTGCGGTCTCGGTAGGAATTATTGATGGCGAAATCTGCCTCGACTTGCCCTATGAGGAAGACTCCCGCGCCGAGGTCGACCTCAACGTAGTGATGCAGGAATCCGGCGATTTCGTGGAAATCCAGGGCACCGGCGAGCACGGCCTCTTTGGCCGCGAGGATCTCAACGAGATGCTGGACGTAGCCCAGAAGGGCTGCAGCGAGCTGATCGCCGCACAAAAGGCGGCGCTGGGGTGGTAA
- the rdgB gene encoding RdgB/HAM1 family non-canonical purine NTP pyrophosphatase, producing MVILVASNNPKKLAELERILSDAGIEGVELRPLSAVESYPEPVEDGRTFADNALIKAHAGVAATGFATVADDSGLAIEELNGMPGVLSARWSGQHGNDQANNDLVLAQMADVPDERRAAAFVSVCALVTPDGTEHVTEGRWEGHFLREPRGDNGFGYDPLFQPEGESRSAAEMSPEEKNAVSHRGRALTQLVPAIAELVRSS from the coding sequence GTGGTAATTCTCGTCGCGTCCAATAATCCGAAAAAGCTCGCGGAGCTGGAGCGTATCCTGTCTGATGCCGGTATCGAAGGCGTCGAGCTGCGCCCGCTTTCCGCCGTGGAGTCTTACCCAGAGCCGGTGGAAGATGGCCGCACCTTTGCCGATAACGCGCTCATTAAGGCCCACGCCGGCGTAGCCGCTACCGGCTTTGCCACTGTCGCGGATGACTCTGGCCTGGCAATCGAGGAGCTCAACGGCATGCCCGGTGTGCTTTCCGCCCGCTGGTCCGGCCAGCACGGCAACGACCAGGCCAATAATGACCTAGTCTTGGCGCAGATGGCCGATGTTCCCGATGAACGCCGCGCTGCAGCCTTCGTTTCCGTCTGCGCGCTCGTTACCCCAGACGGCACCGAGCATGTGACCGAAGGACGCTGGGAAGGCCACTTCCTGCGCGAGCCGCGCGGGGATAACGGCTTTGGCTATGACCCGCTCTTTCAGCCAGAAGGCGAGTCCCGGTCGGCTGCGGAGATGTCCCCAGAAGAAAAGAACGCGGTCTCGCATCGCGGCCGCGCTCTTACTCAACTTGTCCCCGCCATCGCGGAGCTGGTTCGTAGTTCCTAA
- a CDS encoding DUF3817 domain-containing protein codes for MTNKVHPARQARIRGPLKFFSIAATVTGIFLIILVIRMVCQYIIGMDIPEWATYIAIVHGIAYMTYLLSILILGPRALWPVGKLFTTALAGVVPFLSFWMEHKRRKEIEEEFQL; via the coding sequence ATGACCAATAAAGTTCACCCCGCCCGCCAGGCCCGCATCCGCGGACCCTTGAAGTTTTTCTCCATTGCGGCCACCGTCACCGGTATCTTCCTGATCATTCTGGTCATCCGCATGGTGTGCCAATACATCATTGGCATGGATATCCCCGAGTGGGCCACCTATATCGCGATTGTCCACGGCATCGCGTACATGACCTACCTGCTGTCCATCCTCATCCTCGGCCCACGCGCGCTGTGGCCGGTGGGCAAGCTCTTTACCACCGCCCTCGCCGGCGTGGTGCCCTTCTTGTCCTTCTGGATGGAGCACAAGCGCCGCAAGGAAATCGAGGAAGAGTTCCAGCTTTAG